From the Lathyrus oleraceus cultivar Zhongwan6 chromosome 4, CAAS_Psat_ZW6_1.0, whole genome shotgun sequence genome, one window contains:
- the LOC127137652 gene encoding uncharacterized protein LOC127137652, protein MYLIVLDESMGCILGQQDETDIEYHTQKAIKGSILADYLAHQPVEDPQAEQFDFPDEDIMALRMKNSDESLIEEGPEPGSIWGLVFDGAVNVYGHGIGIVIITPRGSHIPFAARVGFNCTNNIAEYEACIIGLEEAIDMCIKFIEVFGDSALFIIQIKGEWETRHPCLILYRDYSRRLSTFFTKVEFHDIPRDENQIADALATLSSMYMVNFHREVPSIPIHTRDKPAYIFNVEAVSDAKSWFFDIKCFLEKQEYPLGASNRDNKTLRRLSANLFLNGDVLYKRNFNMVFLRCVDRHEAYIC, encoded by the exons ATGTATCTTATTGtgctcgatgaatccatgggttgCATTCTTGGTCAACAAGACGAGACAG ACATTGAGTATCACAcccaaaaagccatcaaaggaagtaTCCTCGCTGATTATTTGGCACATCAGCCTGTTGAGGATCCTCAAGCTGAGCagttcgactttcctgatgaagacatcatggCTTTGAGAATGAAAAACAGTGATGAGTCGCTTATTGAAGAAGGTCCCGAGCCTGGATCCATTTGGGGTTTAGTATTCGATGGTGCTGTCAACGTATATGGACATGGCATAGGCATTGTAATTATTACTCCTCGAGGTTCACATATACCTTTCGCTGCAAGGGTGGGTTTCAATTGCACCAACAACATCGCAGAGTACGAGGCATGCATTATTGGATTGGAAGAGGCTATTGATATGTGTATCAAATTTATAGAAGTGTTCGGTGACTCGGCTCTTTTCATCATTCAGATTAAAGGAGAGTGGGAAACTCGTCATCCGTGTTTAATCCTATACAGAGATTATTCCAGAAGATTGTCTACTTTCTTTACCAAAGTAGAATTCCATGACATCCCTCGAGACGAGAACCAGAtagcagatgctcttgctacgctgTCTTCCATGTATATGGTGAATTTTCATAGAGAAGTTCCCTCCATTCCTATCCATACCCGTGATAAACCTGCATATATCTTCAATGTTGAGGCTGTGTCAGATGCGAAATCGTGGTTctttgatatcaagtgttttcttgAGAAGCAAGAATACCCGCTTGGGGCGTCTAACAGAGATAACAAAACCTTGAGGCGGTTGTCGGCTAATTTATtcttgaatggtgatgtgctcTACAAAAGAAACTTTAACATGGTctttctcagatgcgtggacagacacgaagcatATATATGTTAA